GAAAAGCGGCCAGTTCAGCCGCGAAGCCAGCAGCCCGGCAACTTCGTGACCGGCCGCGCCCACCTGGCGGGAGATGCAGATGAAGTCCTCGACACTGTCACGCGTCGTCTCCGGCATGGCCAGCCGCTGCGAGCGAGCCAACTCCCAGTTGCGCATCTGCTTCTCGACGAGCTTGGACAGACCGGCCCGATCGGCAGCGCGTTCGCGCGGCATCGGCCACCTCCTTCGATTAGATCCGAAATGGAACGGCCCAACGCAACATGACGCGCACCGTGGCGACCCGGATCACGCGTAACTCTGAAGGGCATGCATGTAATTGGCCCGCTCGAACGCCGACGGATCCTCACATGCCCGCTGGTTCATACTCCCTTGCAATTGGCCAACGCCCGTGTACTCGTGCTCTTCCATCCACGACTCCATCCCCCGGAGCATGTCCGTCACCACGCGCGGACCCTGTCGAAGCAAGGCCGCGCAGAGCATGGTCACGTCAGCACCGGCCATGAGCAGCTTGAGGGCGTCGGTGGACGTATAGACGCCGGTCGTCGCCGCCAGGCTGGCGTCGATCACCGCATCGAGGACCGCGATCCACCGCAATGGCAGACGCATCTCATGCGGCGAGCTCAGCACCAGATCGGGCACAATCTCGAGCGATTCCAGATCGATGTCCGGCTGGTAGAACCGATTGAAGAGCACCAGCCCGTCCACGCCATTTTCGTCCAGGCGCTTGGCAAAGTTCGCCAGCGACGTGAAATACGGACCGATCTTCAGCGCCACGGGAATCGAAACCGCGCTGCGCACGGCACTAAGCACATCCAGGTACCGTTGCTCGACATCGCCGGCGCTCTCGTGCGGATCGGTCGCGACGTAATAGAGGTTGAGTTCCAGCGCGTCCGCCCCGGCCTGGGCAAGCTTCTGCGCGTATTCGGTCCATCCACCGATGCTGCTACCGTTGAGACTGGCGATCACCGGAATGGACACCGCCTCCTTGATAGTTCGAACGTGATCGCAGTATTGTTCCGGGCCGCGCGGAAACCGCGGAATCTTCGGCAGATAGGTCGTCGCCTCGGCGTAGCTTTCCACCCCGAATTCCTCGA
The genomic region above belongs to Phycisphaerae bacterium and contains:
- a CDS encoding dihydroorotate dehydrogenase-like protein encodes the protein MDMTTNYLGLQLKNPLVASASPMSRDLGTVRKLEDAGIAAVVVYSLFQEQIEHERDWHTHFEEFGVESYAEATTYLPKIPRFPRGPEQYCDHVRTIKEAVSIPVIASLNGSSIGGWTEYAQKLAQAGADALELNLYYVATDPHESAGDVEQRYLDVLSAVRSAVSIPVALKIGPYFTSLANFAKRLDENGVDGLVLFNRFYQPDIDLESLEIVPDLVLSSPHEMRLPLRWIAVLDAVIDASLAATTGVYTSTDALKLLMAGADVTMLCAALLRQGPRVVTDMLRGMESWMEEHEYTGVGQLQGSMNQRACEDPSAFERANYMHALQSYA